In Trifolium pratense cultivar HEN17-A07 linkage group LG7, ARS_RC_1.1, whole genome shotgun sequence, a genomic segment contains:
- the LOC123897122 gene encoding cysteine proteinase inhibitor 5-like — protein sequence MNLRYVVLLIFVLLASTTVRNQATLGVWNPIKNINDPYVTEIANYAVDEHDKRTGLNLKLEKVISGETKIVDGIIYCLNITATDNSASSKYNIAVLDKLSQHFRNLTSFVPISD from the coding sequence ATGAATCTTCGATATGTTGTGCTTCTTATTTTTGTTCTCTTGGCCTCTACGACTGTGAGAAATCAAGCTACCTTGGGGGTTTGGAATCCTATCAAAAATATTAACGATCCATATGTGACCGAAATCGCTAACTACGCTGTTGACGAGCATGACAAACGAACTGGTTTGAACCTAAAGTTGGAGAAAGTCATCAGCGGTGAGACAAAGATTGTTGATGGGATAATCTATTGCCTCAACATTACAGCTACCGACAATTCTGCTTCTAGCAAATATAATATTGCTGTGTTGGATAAGTTATCACAACACTTTAGGAACCTGACTTCCTTTGTGCCTATTAGtgattaa
- the LOC123899647 gene encoding disease resistance protein RPV1-like encodes MASFIPPPSFTPKIPQQNHDVFLSFRGEDTRYTFTSHLYAALTRNQVKTYIDNELERGDEISPSLLKAINDAKLSVIIFSENYESSRWCLDELVKILECKKNDGQILVPIFYHVNPTNVRNQTGSYAIALAEHEKRRDMNKVQTWRLALAEAANFSGWDCLGTRNESELVEQIAMDILQKLDSITSGGLERRINTYKQIAQQKLEKSLRTGNLVDMEELITTLYQLAELKLEKAKSTDDSTVWGDVLATYERIMQLKQDKWMRTFNTKDLEDLKATRNHVLYIQREQSNRKMGFRGI; translated from the exons ATGGCCTCCTTTATTCCTCCTCCATCTTTTACACCCAAAATTCCTCAACAAAACCACGACGTTTTCCTCAGCTTTAGAGGTGAGGACACTCGCTACACTTTCACGAGCCATCTTTACGCGGCCTTAACCAGAAATCAAGTCAAAACTTACATCGATAACGAGCTTGAAAGAGGTGATGAAATATCACCTTCACTTCTTAAAGCAATCAATGATGCAAAATTATCCGTAATCATTTTTTCGGAAAATTATGAATCTTCTAGGTGGTGTTTGGATGAGCTTGTGAAAATATTGGAATGTAAGAAAAATGATGGACAAATTTTAGTGCCAATTTTCTACCATGTTAACCCAACAAATGTAAGGAATCAGACGGGTAGCTATGCAATTGCTTTGGCAGAGCATGAAAAACGTAGGGACATGAATAAGGTTCAAACATGGCGTCTAGCTTTGGCAGAAGCAGCTAATTTCTCTGGCTGGGATTGCTTGGGCACAAG GAATGAGTCAGAGCTTGTAGAACAAATTGCAATGGACATATTACAAAAGCTGGACTCAATAACAAGCGGAGGATTAGAAAGACGCATCAACACATACAAGCAAATTGCACAACAAAAACTCGAGAAATCCCTTAGAACAGGTAATCTTGTGGATATGGAAGAACTTATCACAACATTATACCAACTTGCAGAACTTAAATTGGAGAAAGCCAAAAGTACAGATGATTCAACTGTTTGGGGTGATGTTTTGGCAACTTATGAGCGTATCATGCAGCTTAAACAAGATAAGTGGATGCGTACCTTTAATACAAAAGATTTGGAGGATTTAAAGGCTACAAGGAACCATGTATTGTATATTCAGAGGGAGCAATCTAATCGTAAGATGGGGTTTCGTGGTATATAG
- the LOC123895898 gene encoding cysteine proteinase inhibitor 5-like encodes MPISINTNTFCESSKDNICELSIMNLRYVVLLIFVLLASTTVRNQATLGVWNPIKNINDPYVTEIANYAVDEHDKRTGLNLKLEKVISGETKIVDGIIYCLNITATDSSASSKYNIVVLDKLSQHFRNLTSFVPISD; translated from the coding sequence ATGCCAATATCAATCAACACCAACACATTTTGTGAATCTTCAAAAGATAACATTTGTGAGTTGAGCATCATGAATCTTCGATATGTTGTGCTTCTTATTTTTGTTCTCTTGGCCTCTACGACTGTGAGAAATCAAGCTACCTTGGGGGTTTGGAATCCTATCAAAAATATTAACGATCCATATGTGACCGAAATCGCTAACTACGCTGTTGACGAGCATGACAAACGAACTGGTTTGAACCTAAAGTTGGAGAAAGTCATCAGCGGTGAGACAAAGATTGTCGATGGGATAATCTATTGCCTCAACATTACAGCTACCGACAGTTCTGCTTCTAGCAAATATAATATTGTTGTGTTGGATAAGTTATCACAACACTTTAGGAACTTGACTTCCTTTGTGCCTATTAGtgattaa
- the LOC123895897 gene encoding cysteine proteinase inhibitor 5-like yields MPMSINTNTFCEASKDNICELSIMNLRYVVLLIFVLLASRTVRNQATLGVWNPIKNINDPYVTEIANYAVDEHDKRTGLNLKLEKVISGETKIVDGIIYCLNITATDNSASSKYNIAVLDKLSQHFRNLTSFVPISD; encoded by the coding sequence ATGCCAATGTCAATCAACACCAACACATTTTGTGAAGCTTCAAAAGATAACATTTGTGAGTTGAGCATCATGAATCTTCGATATGTTGTGCTTCTTATTTTTGTTCTCTTGGCCTCTAGGACTGTGAGAAATCAAGCTACCTTGGGGGTTTGGAATCCTATCAAAAATATTAACGATCCATATGTGACCGAAATCGCTAACTACGCTGTTGACGAGCATGACAAACGAACTGGTTTGAACCTAAAGTTGGAGAAAGTCATTAGCGGTGAGACAAAGATTGTTGATGGGATAATCTATTGCCTCAACATTACAGCTACCGACAATTCTGCTTCTAGCAAATATAATATTGCTGTGTTGGATAAGTTATCACAACACTTTAGGAACCTGACTTCCTTTGTGCCTATTAGtgattaa
- the LOC123895899 gene encoding uncharacterized protein LOC123895899, translated as MADQKTLRELAAPDINYNSLCIEYPNVAVAFELKPGLIHLLPKFSGLSGEDPHRHLKEFQVVCSTPLRPEGITEDHIKLRAFPFSLQGAAKDWLYYLQPNTVASWTDLKKLFLEKYFPASRAASIRKDICGIRQCDSESLSEYWERFKQLVSSCPQHQISEQLLIQYFYEGLLPMDRNILDAASGGALVDKTPAAAKALIENMSLNSQQFTTRSNSVVLTKGVNEIQASPPNKAIEIRLDELTSLVKQLALGKTRTVGRVCGICTSPEHPTDICPILQDESITELPQAYAANVYNQGNNQNRYNAPDLSTNRYHPNWRNHPNLQYATSGSSLEDIVKQLAAQIQTTNASMNDLKTQVGQLVTTMNQMQTQSSRNLPDQTVPNPNVSAITLRSGKEVDAAVEASVDNSGEKNDKNNKNKSTPTLAPTPTPELDEDEEQSIPLPFPQRAVKSKREHQFDMDREILDVFKKVEVNIPLLEAIKQIPKYAKLLKEMCTNKRKLKGNSRVNMSRNVSAIIHQTDLPEKCEDLGVFTVPCTTGTTEFGSCMLDLGSSINVMPTSIYNSLSLGPLQPTGLVIQLANRSITRPKGIIEDVLVKVNDLIFPADFYILDMERETSSSKGTLILGRPFMRTARAKIDAYAGTLSMAFGNRVIRFNLFDAMKHPHEEHSVFALDLFDGLIDNECADEFINGFPSIVGFDDTFTGQDSTNIEICSVYAKINDNHVATNSTDTISTYTGTSNTITVANIDILGGSSTIPQESKVQSDLDELYAALGIDQSAEIFSCECGICNVCLEINAAILGEDILMLTTTCAEIQTNSITLEVDTKNVDFSRKQLLPIVEKLLVEPLIKPRDNQLFFTIYASLPPILSDSQAQFGFSVFHVFVIAGQPYFVLLYKFTWYLLFLVSCVRSAERPPPKPPDMDFPAATA; from the exons ATGGCTGACCAAAAGACTTTAAGGGAGCTTGCAGCACCTGACATTAATTATAATTCACTTTGTATTGAATACCCTAATGTTGCTGTGGCTTTCGAATTAAAGCCGGGCCTAATACACCTGTTGCCCAAGTTTAGCGGTCTTTCCGGTGAAGACCCCCATAGGCATCTGAAGGAATTTCAGGTCGTGTGCTCTACACCCTTGAGACCTGAAGGAATCACCGAAGACCATATCAAGCTAAGAGCCTTCCCTTTCTCACTCCAAGGAGCTGCGAAGGACTGGTTATACTACCTTCAGCCAAACACTGTTGCAAGCTGGACTGATCTTAAAAAGCTTTTCCTAGAGAAATACTTCCCTGCTTCTAGGGCCGCATCCATAAGAAAGGATATATGCGGCATCAGACAATGTGACAGCGAGTCACTTTCTGAATACTGGGAACGATTCAAACAATTAGTGTCCAGCTGCCCCCAACACCAGATATCTGAGCAGCTACTTATCCAGTACTTCTACGAAGGACTATTACCCATGGATAGGAATATCTTAGATGCTGCTAGTGGCGGAGCCCTTGTCGATAAGACACCCGCTGCAGCGAAGGCTCTCATTGAGAACATGTCTCTCAACTCCCAACAATTCACCACTAGAAGCAATTCTGTGGTTCTGACAAAAGGAGTGAATGAAATTCAAGCCTCCCCTCCCAACAAGGCTATAGAAATCAGACTTGACGAGCTTACCTCTCTAGTGAAGCAGTTGGCATTAGGAAAGACCCGGACTGTAGGAAGAGTTTGTGGCATTTGCACCTCCCCTGAGCACCCGACAGATATATGTCCCATCCTACAAGATGAATCCATAACTGAGTTGCCTCAAGCATACGCAGCAAATGTGTACAATCAAGGCAACAACCAAAATAGATACAATGCTCCTGACCTTTCCACTAATAGATATCATCCCAACTGGAGAAACCATCCAAACTTGCAGTAT GCTACTTCTGGATCTTCACTAGAAGACATAGTCAAGCAATTGGCCGCGCAAATACAGACAACAAATGCATCCATGAACGATCTGAAAACACAGGTCGGACAACTAGTGACTACTATGAACCAAATGCAAACTCAGAGCTCCAGGAACCTCCCTGACCAAACCGTACCTAACCCAAATGTTAGTGCAATCACTCTTAGGTCTGGCAAGGAAGTCGACGCAGCAGTAGAAGCAAGTGTAGATAACAGTggagaaaaaaatgataaaaataataaaaataagtcaaCTCCTACACTTGCACCCACACCTACCCCTGAACTTGATGAAGATGAGGAGCAGTCCATACCACTTCCCTTCCCTCAAAGAGCTGTCAAAAGCAAAAGGGAGCATCAGTTCGACATGGATAGGGAGATCTTGGATGTTTTTAAGAAAGTTGAAGTAAACATCCCTCTCCTTGAGGCTATCAAACAAATCCCGAAATATGCCAAACTCCTCAAGGAGATGTGCACAAACAAGAGGAAACTAAAAGGGAACTCGAGAGTTAATATGAGTAGGAATGTCTCTGCAATCATACATCAGACAGACTTGCCCGAGAAATGTGAAGATCTTGGAGTCTTTACTGTCCCTTGTACCACAGGCACTACCGAATTCGGAAGTTGCATGTTGGACTTAGGCTCCTCCATAAATGTTATGCCTACATCTATATATAACTCTCTTTCCCTTGGTCCCTTGCAGCCTACAGGTCTTGTCATTCAGCTTGCAAATAGAAGCATCACCCGCCCTAAGGGTATTATCGAGGATGTGCTTGTTAAAGTTAATGATCTAATCTTTCCTGCAGATTTCTACATCCTCGACATGGAAAGAGAAACAAGTTCCAGTAAAGGAACCCTCATTCTAGGAAGGCCATTCATGAGGACCGCTAGAGCTAAAATTGATGCTTATGCAGGGACACTTTCAATGGCATTTGGGAATCGTGTTATCCGCTTCAACTTATTTGATGCTATGAAACACCCGCATGAAGAACACTCTGTCTTTGCATTAGATCTATTTGATGGGTTGATAGATAATGAGTGCGCTGATGAGTTTATTAATGGTTTTCCATCTATTGTTGGTTTTGATGACACTTTCACTGGTCAGGACAGCActaatattgaaatttgttCTGTGTATGCTAAAATTAATGACAATCATGTTGCTACTAATAGCACTGACACTATTAGCACATACACTGGCACTTCTAACACAATCACTGTTGCAAACATTGACATTCTTGGTGGCTCCTCCACGATACCACAAGAGTCCAAAGTTCAATCTGATCTAGATGAATTATATGCTGCTCTTGGAATAGATCAATCTGCtgaaattttttcttgtgaATGTGGTATTTGTAATGTTTGTCTTGAGATCAATGCAGCTATTTTAGGTGAAGACATTTTGATGCTGACAACCACTTGTGCAgaaattcaaacaaattcaataactctTGAAGTTGACACCAaaaatgtggattttagtcggaAGCAACTATTGCCTATAGTAGAAAAATTGTTGGTGGAGCCTCTGATTAAGCCACGCGACAATCAGTTGTTCTTCACAATCTATGCATCTCTCCCACCTATTTTATCTGACTCACAAGCTCAATTTGGCTTCTCTGTTTTCCACGTTTTTGTTATTGCAGGTCAACCATATTTTGTACTATTATACAAGTTCACGTGGTATTTGCTTTTTCTTGTTTCATGTGTTCGTAGTGCAGAAAGGCCTCCACCAAAACCGCCAGACATGGACTTTCCAGCTGCTACAGCTTAG